In Aythya fuligula isolate bAytFul2 chromosome 14, bAytFul2.pri, whole genome shotgun sequence, the following proteins share a genomic window:
- the GPX3 gene encoding glutathione peroxidase 3 encodes MGSWCRGAWILSLVLAGFVQPGQSQEKEKVKCYDSVRGTIYDYGALTIDGDEYVPFRKYAGKMVLFVNVATYUGLTLQYLELNALQNELGPYGLVVLGFPSNQFGKQEPGQNSEILPALKYVRPGGGFVPNFQLFQKGDVNGAKEQKVYSFLKNSCPPVAEEFGNPKNLFWEPLRNHDIKWNFEKFLVGPDGVPVMRWYHRANIATVKNDIIAYMRQQRGQ; translated from the exons ATGGGGAGCTGGTGCCGGGGAGCTTGGATTTTGTCCCTCGTCTTGGCCGGGTTCGTCCAGCcggggcagagccaggagaaggagaag GTGAAATGCTATGACTCGGTGCGGGGCACCATCTACGACTACGGGGCCCTGACCATCGACGGGGACGAGTACGTCCCCTTCAGGAAGTACGCGGGGAAGATGGTGCTCTTCGTCAACGTGGCCACCTACTGAGGGCTCACCCTGCAGTACCTGG AACTGAATGCACTACAAAATGAGCTGGGGCCCTACGGGCTCGTGGTCCTGGGCTTCCCCTCCAACCAATTCGGGAAGCAGGAGCCTGGCCAGAACTCCGAGATCCTCCCGGCGCTGAA gTACGTCCGGCCAGGAGGCGGCTTCGTCCCCAActtccagctcttccagaaAGGGGATGTGAACGGGGCCAAGGAGCAGAaggtctacagcttcctgaaG AACTCCTGCCCACCGGTGGCGGAGGAGTTCGGGAACCCCAAGAACCTCTTCTGGGAGCCCCTGCGGAACCACGACATCAAGTGGAACTTCGAGAAGTTCCTGGTGGGCCCCGACGGCGTGCCCGTCATGCGCTGGTACCACCGCGCCAACATCGCCACCGTGAAGAACGACATCATCGCCTACATGCGGCAGCAGCGGGGGCAGTAG
- the SMIM3 gene encoding small integral membrane protein 3, giving the protein MDLPDPTALPKHILDIWVIVLIILATVLVMTALVLCPATAVIIYRVRTHPTRNSIV; this is encoded by the coding sequence ATGGACCTCCCGGACCCCACCGCCCTCCCCAAGCACATCCTGGACATCTGGGTCATCGTCCTGATCATCCTGGCCACCGTCCTCGTCATGACGGCCCTGGTGCTCTGCCCGGCCACCGCCGTCATCATCTATCGGGTGCGGACTCACCCCACGCGCAACAGCATCGTGTGA